A region of uncultured Draconibacterium sp. DNA encodes the following proteins:
- a CDS encoding Nif3-like dinuclear metal center hexameric protein yields MKIKDITNFLEDLAPLKLQESYDNAGLILGDKNAEVSAALVTLDVTEAIVDEAIKRKAGLIIAHHPIVFSGLKKITGKNYIERTLIKAIKHDVAIYAAHTNLDSVTGGVNGKICEKLGLENCKILQPAGGMLKKLVTFVPVDHANKVREAVFTAGAGQIGNYDSCSFNAHGQGTFRGSDTTNPFVGKKGEQHYENEIRVETIFPDYLQGKVINALVQAHPYEEVAYDIYSLDNKFDQIGAGMIGLLPKEKSETAFLRQLKKTFDVKMIRHTALQDKKVKKIAVCGGAGSFLLNQAIAAGADFFVTGDFKYHQFFDAENKIVIADIGHFESEQFTKELFYEILTKKFPKFAVHLSEVNANPVFYF; encoded by the coding sequence ATGAAAATTAAAGATATTACCAATTTTTTGGAAGATCTTGCACCGTTAAAATTGCAGGAATCATACGACAATGCCGGACTAATTCTTGGCGATAAAAACGCTGAAGTGTCGGCAGCCCTGGTTACGCTCGACGTTACCGAGGCTATTGTTGATGAAGCAATAAAAAGAAAGGCAGGATTAATTATTGCCCACCACCCCATTGTTTTCTCGGGACTGAAAAAAATTACAGGAAAAAACTACATCGAGCGCACGTTGATAAAAGCCATAAAACACGACGTGGCCATTTACGCTGCACACACCAACCTCGACAGTGTTACAGGCGGAGTAAACGGAAAGATCTGTGAAAAACTTGGATTGGAGAACTGCAAAATTCTTCAGCCTGCCGGCGGAATGCTGAAAAAGCTGGTAACTTTTGTTCCGGTTGATCATGCCAATAAAGTTCGTGAAGCTGTTTTTACTGCCGGAGCCGGACAAATCGGGAATTACGACTCGTGCAGTTTTAATGCGCACGGGCAAGGTACTTTCCGTGGTAGCGACACCACAAATCCTTTTGTTGGTAAAAAAGGCGAACAACATTACGAAAACGAAATCCGCGTTGAAACGATCTTTCCCGATTACCTTCAGGGAAAAGTTATAAATGCCCTTGTTCAGGCGCATCCGTACGAAGAAGTAGCCTACGATATTTATTCGCTAGACAATAAATTCGATCAGATTGGCGCAGGTATGATTGGCTTGTTACCCAAAGAAAAAAGTGAAACGGCTTTTCTTCGCCAGTTAAAGAAAACCTTTGATGTAAAAATGATCAGGCACACTGCCTTACAAGATAAAAAAGTGAAGAAAATAGCGGTTTGCGGAGGGGCAGGTTCGTTTCTTCTAAACCAGGCAATTGCGGCCGGAGCCGACTTCTTTGTGACCGGCGATTTTAAATATCATCAATTTTTTGATGCCGAAAATAAAATAGTTATCGCCGATATCGGACATTTTGAAAGCGAACAGTTCACTAAAGAACTTTTTTATGAGATACTTACAAAAAAATTCCCTAAATTTGCAGTCCATTTATCAGAGGTGAATGCCAACCCGGTTTTTTACTTCTGA
- a CDS encoding C4-type zinc ribbon domain-containing protein, translated as MNAPYSRQEDKDISVEEKLRALHELQSVVSEVDKIKTLRGELPLEVQDLEDEIAGLKTRLVNLDDEVKNLDTSINNKKIAIKDSQALIVKYTEQQNNVRNNREFDSLSKEIEFQNLEIELSEKRIKEFTVEMAQKKEAITASKEQLKEREEDLDRKKNELSEITEETKIEEEKLRTKSEKIESFIEPRLLGAFKRIRKNARNGLAVVTIQRDACGGCFNKIPPQRQLDIASRKKIIVCEYCGRILVDQNINVVEDIAE; from the coding sequence ATGAATGCACCATATTCAAGGCAAGAAGACAAAGACATTTCAGTAGAAGAGAAATTACGCGCATTGCATGAGTTGCAGAGTGTTGTATCTGAAGTTGATAAAATAAAAACCCTAAGGGGTGAACTTCCTTTGGAAGTTCAGGACTTGGAAGACGAAATTGCCGGTTTAAAAACCAGGTTAGTAAACCTTGATGACGAGGTTAAAAATCTGGACACTTCAATCAACAACAAAAAAATTGCGATTAAAGATTCGCAAGCGTTGATTGTAAAATATACCGAGCAGCAAAACAACGTTCGTAACAACCGCGAATTCGACTCGCTTTCGAAAGAGATTGAGTTCCAAAACCTGGAAATCGAACTTTCGGAAAAACGAATTAAAGAGTTCACGGTAGAAATGGCTCAGAAAAAGGAAGCCATTACAGCATCGAAAGAGCAGTTGAAAGAACGTGAAGAAGATCTGGACAGGAAGAAAAACGAACTTTCTGAAATTACTGAAGAAACCAAGATCGAAGAAGAAAAGCTGAGAACGAAATCAGAAAAAATCGAGTCGTTTATCGAGCCTCGCCTTTTGGGAGCTTTTAAACGTATTCGCAAGAACGCACGCAACGGTTTGGCCGTGGTTACTATTCAGCGTGATGCTTGCGGTGGTTGCTTTAACAAAATCCCACCTCAGCGCCAGTTGGATATCGCCAGCCGCAAAAAAATTATTGTTTGCGAATATTGCGGTCGTATTTTGGTTGACCAGAATATTAACGTAGTTGAAGATATTGCTGAATAA
- a CDS encoding TPM domain-containing protein — MGVQKYFSEAGKLQITNAIRVAETNTSGEIRVHIENRCKEDVLDRAAYLFEKLEMHKTELRNGVLFYLAVEDKKFAILGDGGINQKVADDFWESTKEVVIAKLKEGKYAEALADGIIMAGEQLKTHFPYQDDDVNELSDEISFGK, encoded by the coding sequence ATGGGAGTTCAAAAATATTTTAGTGAAGCAGGGAAACTGCAAATTACCAATGCCATTCGTGTGGCTGAAACCAATACCTCGGGAGAGATACGGGTGCACATCGAAAATCGCTGTAAAGAAGATGTTTTGGATCGTGCCGCTTATCTTTTTGAAAAGTTGGAAATGCACAAAACCGAATTACGCAACGGTGTGCTTTTTTACCTGGCGGTTGAAGATAAAAAATTTGCGATTTTAGGCGATGGAGGAATAAACCAGAAGGTGGCCGACGATTTTTGGGAAAGTACCAAGGAAGTGGTTATTGCCAAATTGAAAGAGGGGAAGTATGCAGAAGCTTTGGCCGATGGAATTATTATGGCAGGCGAACAGTTAAAAACGCATTTCCCTTATCAGGATGATGATGTGAATGAATTATCAGACGAGATTTCGTTTGGAAAATAA
- a CDS encoding MerR family transcriptional regulator codes for MLYSIGEVAEMFDVNVSHIRYWENQFEALKPVKNKKGNRQFTPKDLETIRMIHHLVKERGLTIDGARKKLKENPEDTLNNFEVVKRLQDIRLELIAIKQGLGENEN; via the coding sequence ATGTTGTACTCAATTGGCGAGGTGGCCGAGATGTTTGACGTAAACGTGTCGCACATTCGTTATTGGGAAAACCAGTTTGAGGCGCTAAAGCCGGTAAAAAACAAAAAGGGCAACCGCCAGTTTACTCCTAAAGATTTGGAAACGATCCGGATGATACACCATTTGGTAAAAGAACGCGGATTGACAATTGATGGTGCCCGAAAAAAGTTAAAGGAAAACCCGGAAGACACATTAAACAATTTCGAGGTGGTTAAACGTTTACAGGATATCAGGCTAGAACTAATCGCGATAAAACAAGGACTCGGAGAAAATGAAAATTAA
- a CDS encoding LemA family protein, with translation MKRFRIVLIALVSVVLFSSCGYNKMVEMDEQVTASWAQVENVYQRRADLIPNLVNTVKGYAEHEQETLTGVIEARSKATSVNIDPTKLNAQSLQQFNQAQEGLSSALSKLMVVVERYPDLKANQNFMELQSQLEGTENRIAVERRKFNQTTQSYNAYIRKFPRVIYAGWFGFEKKTYFEAQQGAEQAPEVQF, from the coding sequence ATGAAAAGATTTAGAATTGTATTAATCGCATTAGTAAGTGTAGTGTTATTTTCGAGTTGTGGTTACAACAAAATGGTGGAAATGGATGAGCAGGTAACTGCATCGTGGGCACAGGTAGAGAACGTGTATCAACGTCGTGCCGATCTGATCCCAAATTTGGTAAATACTGTAAAAGGTTATGCGGAACACGAGCAGGAAACGTTAACCGGCGTTATTGAAGCGCGCTCGAAAGCTACTTCCGTGAATATCGATCCTACAAAATTGAATGCACAGTCGCTTCAACAATTTAACCAGGCGCAGGAAGGTCTTTCGTCAGCTTTAAGTAAGTTGATGGTAGTTGTAGAACGTTATCCTGACTTAAAAGCCAACCAAAATTTTATGGAATTGCAGTCGCAGTTGGAGGGAACCGAAAACCGAATTGCTGTAGAACGTCGTAAGTTTAACCAGACGACACAATCGTACAATGCCTATATCCGGAAATTTCCGCGGGTAATTTATGCCGGTTGGTTCGGTTTCGAAAAGAAAACCTATTTCGAAGCGCAGCAAGGTGCAGAACAAGCTCCTGAAGTACAGTTTTAA
- a CDS encoding TPM domain-containing protein, whose translation MKRTIILLIALVVSATSLLAQIPERPQPARLVNDFANLLSDGEQQNMENALEQFARKTSTQIVVVTVPDLEGYDRADYAQRLGENWGVGQKGNDNGLVVLVKPKVGNSRGQVFIATGYGLEGVLPDAVLNTTIVNEEMIPRFKQNDYYGGLAAGLNVIMDITRGEYTAENYQEKVNAGGSAGIPFGIIFFVLLITLFGRRRRGRFYSPGRSLPFWLAMGMMSGSSRSSGSFGNFSSGSGSFGGGGFGGFGGGSFGGGGAGGSW comes from the coding sequence ATGAAAAGAACAATAATATTACTAATTGCACTCGTCGTAAGCGCTACAAGCTTATTGGCACAAATACCCGAACGTCCGCAACCGGCGCGTTTGGTAAACGATTTTGCCAACTTATTAAGCGATGGTGAACAGCAAAATATGGAAAATGCCCTGGAGCAGTTTGCACGAAAAACTTCCACACAAATTGTAGTGGTAACGGTTCCTGATCTGGAAGGATATGATCGTGCCGATTACGCGCAACGACTGGGTGAAAACTGGGGAGTTGGCCAAAAAGGCAATGATAATGGATTGGTGGTTTTGGTTAAACCCAAAGTTGGGAACAGCAGGGGGCAGGTGTTTATTGCCACCGGCTACGGACTGGAAGGCGTTTTGCCTGATGCCGTTTTAAATACTACAATCGTTAACGAGGAAATGATCCCTCGCTTTAAGCAGAATGACTATTATGGTGGTCTGGCGGCAGGCTTGAATGTAATTATGGATATCACCCGCGGAGAATATACAGCCGAGAATTACCAGGAAAAGGTTAACGCAGGTGGTAGTGCCGGAATTCCCTTTGGAATTATATTTTTTGTATTGCTGATAACCTTATTCGGTAGACGCCGACGAGGCCGGTTCTATTCTCCGGGCAGAAGTTTGCCATTCTGGTTAGCCATGGGAATGATGTCGGGAAGTAGTCGATCATCAGGCTCGTTTGGAAACTTTTCGTCGGGAAGCGGAAGTTTCGGTGGCGGAGGCTTCGGTGGTTTTGGTGGCGGAAGTTTTGGCGGCGGAGGAGCCGGTGGAAGCTGGTAA
- a CDS encoding urocanate hydratase yields the protein MNLADFKTAIVQGIPDELPLPKPYETNINHAPKRKDILSANEKKLALKNALRYFPAKFHKALAPEFLNELETFGRIYMYRFRPDYKMYARPIDEYPAKSKQAASIMLMIQNNLDYAVAQHPHELITYGGNGAVFQNWAQYLLTMKYLSEMSDEQTLVMYSGHPMGLFPSHKNAPRVVVTNGMVIPNYSGRDDYERMNALGVSQYGQMTAGSYMYIGPQGIVHGTTITVMNAARLHSPGDFGGKIFVTSGLGGMSGAQPKATVIAGMVCIVAEVNQKAVEVRHSQGWVDEVYTDLNELMARALKARENKEAVSIAYQGNIVDLWEKLAEENIPVELGSDQTSLHNPFAGGYYPAGLSFEESNKMMSENPEQFQEEVYKTLRRHVAAVNKLTQNGMYFWDYGNAFLLEASRAGADITKADGEFKYPSYVQDIMGPLFFDYGFGPFRWVCTSGRAEDLETSDKIAAEVLTEIAASAPEEITGQMEDNIHWIKEAGKNKLVVGSQARILYADCNGRTKIAKAFNDAIADGRISAPIVLGRDHHDVSGTDSPYRETSNIYDGSSFTADMAVQNFVGDGFRGATWISLHNGGGVGWGEVINGGFGMTIDGSPEAEERLKMMLHWDVNNGISRRSWARNNPARFAIEQAMKENPDLKVTLPEEADDELLDGLFY from the coding sequence ATGAATTTAGCAGATTTTAAAACAGCCATTGTACAAGGGATTCCGGACGAACTTCCCTTGCCGAAACCGTATGAAACCAACATTAACCATGCCCCCAAAAGAAAAGACATATTATCGGCGAATGAAAAAAAACTGGCTTTGAAAAATGCCTTGCGCTACTTCCCTGCAAAATTTCATAAGGCACTTGCCCCTGAGTTTTTGAATGAACTGGAAACTTTCGGGCGTATTTATATGTATCGTTTTCGTCCCGACTATAAAATGTACGCACGCCCCATTGATGAATACCCGGCGAAGTCGAAACAGGCAGCATCGATTATGCTGATGATACAAAACAACCTCGATTATGCCGTTGCCCAACATCCGCACGAGTTGATCACTTACGGTGGAAATGGTGCGGTTTTTCAGAACTGGGCACAGTATCTGCTTACCATGAAATACCTGTCCGAGATGAGCGACGAACAAACGCTGGTAATGTATTCGGGTCACCCAATGGGTTTGTTCCCGTCGCATAAAAATGCACCGCGTGTTGTAGTTACAAATGGCATGGTAATTCCGAACTATTCGGGCCGCGATGATTACGAACGGATGAATGCACTTGGTGTATCGCAATACGGACAAATGACTGCCGGGTCGTATATGTACATCGGCCCGCAAGGCATTGTACACGGCACAACAATAACGGTTATGAATGCTGCCCGCCTGCACTCGCCCGGCGATTTTGGCGGAAAAATATTTGTCACCAGTGGACTGGGAGGCATGTCGGGAGCGCAGCCAAAAGCAACGGTAATTGCCGGGATGGTTTGTATTGTTGCTGAAGTTAATCAGAAAGCAGTGGAAGTTCGCCACAGTCAGGGCTGGGTGGATGAAGTTTATACCGACCTGAACGAATTGATGGCACGTGCACTAAAAGCGCGCGAGAATAAAGAAGCCGTTTCAATCGCATACCAGGGTAACATTGTTGATTTGTGGGAAAAGCTGGCCGAAGAAAATATTCCGGTTGAACTGGGATCGGATCAAACGTCGTTGCACAATCCGTTTGCAGGAGGTTATTACCCGGCCGGATTAAGTTTTGAAGAATCGAATAAAATGATGTCCGAAAACCCAGAACAGTTTCAAGAAGAAGTTTATAAAACCCTGCGCCGACATGTAGCTGCCGTGAATAAGCTGACACAAAACGGCATGTATTTCTGGGATTACGGCAATGCTTTCCTGTTAGAAGCTAGTAGAGCCGGCGCCGATATTACCAAAGCCGATGGTGAGTTTAAATACCCATCATACGTTCAGGACATTATGGGTCCGCTGTTTTTTGATTATGGTTTTGGGCCGTTCCGCTGGGTGTGCACATCAGGGAGAGCTGAGGATCTGGAAACGTCAGATAAAATTGCAGCAGAGGTTTTGACTGAAATAGCTGCCTCTGCACCGGAAGAAATAACCGGACAGATGGAAGACAATATTCACTGGATAAAAGAAGCCGGCAAAAACAAACTTGTGGTGGGTTCGCAGGCACGTATTTTATATGCCGATTGTAATGGCCGAACAAAAATTGCCAAAGCATTTAACGATGCTATTGCCGACGGACGAATCTCAGCACCCATTGTTTTAGGGCGCGATCACCACGATGTTTCGGGTACTGATTCTCCATATCGTGAGACTTCAAATATTTACGATGGTTCGTCGTTTACAGCCGATATGGCTGTGCAGAATTTTGTGGGAGATGGATTCCGTGGCGCTACCTGGATTTCGTTGCACAACGGCGGCGGTGTTGGCTGGGGAGAAGTAATTAACGGCGGTTTTGGAATGACCATCGACGGATCGCCCGAAGCAGAAGAACGCCTGAAAATGATGCTTCATTGGGATGTAAACAACGGTATTTCGCGCCGCAGCTGGGCACGAAACAACCCGGCACGTTTTGCCATTGAGCAGGCTATGAAAGAAAATCCGGATTTGAAAGTTACGCTGCCTGAAGAAGCTGATGATGAACTGCTGGATGGGCTCTTTTATTAA
- a CDS encoding CoA-binding protein, which produces MSKRTLVIGASENPARYSNKAILALRRNEHEVVALAKRKGLVEDVSIQTSFPQNEKIHTVTLYVGPQHQPEYYADIIRMKPQRVIFNPGTENPGFAEKLEANSIEAEEACTLVLLSIGNY; this is translated from the coding sequence ATGAGCAAACGTACACTTGTTATCGGTGCCAGTGAAAACCCGGCACGATACTCCAATAAAGCCATTCTTGCCCTTCGCCGGAACGAACACGAGGTGGTAGCACTGGCCAAACGAAAAGGTTTGGTTGAAGATGTGTCTATTCAAACAAGTTTTCCGCAAAATGAAAAGATACATACTGTAACACTTTATGTTGGTCCACAACATCAGCCGGAATATTATGCTGACATCATCCGGATGAAACCACAACGTGTAATCTTTAATCCGGGAACAGAAAATCCGGGGTTTGCCGAAAAGCTGGAAGCTAACAGTATTGAAGCTGAAGAAGCTTGTACATTGGTTTTGTTGAGTATTGGAAATTACTAG
- a CDS encoding thioredoxin family protein produces the protein MFKEIKSLEEFIALNEKQEAVLAYFSTDACSVCKVLKPKVEEMATVAFPKMQLAYVKSDVLPDVAAQNSVFTAPTIVVFFDGRETIRKSRAFSVDELQQEIARYYSMLFD, from the coding sequence ATGTTCAAAGAAATAAAATCGTTAGAAGAGTTTATTGCACTGAATGAAAAACAGGAGGCTGTTCTTGCTTATTTTTCAACTGATGCCTGTTCTGTTTGTAAGGTTTTAAAACCAAAAGTGGAGGAGATGGCAACAGTAGCATTTCCTAAAATGCAACTGGCTTACGTTAAGTCGGATGTGTTGCCCGATGTGGCTGCCCAAAACAGCGTATTTACAGCACCTACCATTGTGGTTTTTTTCGATGGCCGCGAAACCATTCGAAAGAGTCGTGCCTTTAGCGTTGATGAGTTGCAACAGGAGATTGCACGTTATTATTCAATGCTTTTTGATTAG
- the ispF gene encoding 2-C-methyl-D-erythritol 2,4-cyclodiphosphate synthase translates to MDFRIGQGYDVHRLAEGETLWLGGVLIPHSKGTVAHSDGDVLIHAICDAMLGALKLRDIGTHFPDTAAEFKNIDSKILLKKSYELVKQKGYEIVNIDSTVQAQQPKLKPHIPEMEKCMADILEIDVDRVSVKATTTEKLGFEGREEGMSVNAVVLLKRM, encoded by the coding sequence ATGGATTTCAGAATTGGACAAGGATATGATGTACACCGTCTGGCCGAAGGAGAAACTTTGTGGTTAGGCGGTGTTCTTATTCCCCACAGTAAGGGAACTGTTGCCCATTCAGATGGCGATGTGCTGATACACGCCATTTGTGATGCTATGCTGGGGGCACTGAAACTGCGCGATATTGGGACTCATTTCCCTGATACGGCTGCCGAATTTAAGAATATCGACAGTAAAATTTTGCTGAAAAAGTCGTACGAACTGGTAAAACAAAAGGGCTACGAAATTGTAAATATCGACTCAACGGTACAGGCGCAACAACCAAAATTAAAGCCGCATATTCCGGAAATGGAAAAATGTATGGCCGATATTCTGGAAATTGATGTCGACCGTGTTTCGGTGAAAGCAACAACTACTGAAAAGCTTGGCTTCGAAGGCCGCGAAGAAGGAATGTCGGTAAATGCTGTGGTACTTCTAAAACGCATGTAA
- a CDS encoding M23 family metallopeptidase, producing the protein MAKKKYKFNPDTLSYESVGLSWKAKATKILTYFSSSLALAIVITLIFVNFYDTPRSKRLMRENKRLLTQYELLSKDLDKVENVLSELQQRDDNIYRVIFEAEPIPSTVRNAGFGGANKYSELEDMDNANLVIATAHKLDVISKQAYIQSKSYDEVLELALNKEKMLASLPAIMPITNTDLKRTSSGWGYRVHPIYKVRKMHWGQDFTAPVGTPIYATGDGKVTDVSGSKRSKVGLGLHIKIDHGFGYETVYGHMNEFNVKRGQQVKRGEIIGYVGNTGGSTAPHLHYEVHKDGKKVNPAYYMFKDLTPQEYDKMIAISANIGQSLD; encoded by the coding sequence ATGGCAAAAAAGAAATATAAATTTAACCCGGATACGCTCAGTTACGAGAGCGTAGGATTAAGTTGGAAAGCCAAAGCAACAAAAATACTCACCTATTTTTCGAGTAGTTTGGCATTGGCTATCGTAATCACACTAATCTTCGTAAACTTTTACGATACGCCGCGATCAAAACGATTGATGCGCGAAAACAAACGTTTGCTTACCCAATACGAGTTGCTTTCAAAAGACCTTGATAAAGTAGAAAATGTATTGTCGGAACTGCAACAGCGCGACGATAACATCTACCGTGTAATTTTTGAAGCCGAACCAATTCCTTCAACAGTAAGAAATGCAGGATTTGGTGGAGCGAATAAATATTCGGAGTTGGAAGATATGGATAATGCCAATTTGGTTATTGCCACAGCACATAAGCTTGATGTAATTTCGAAACAGGCCTATATTCAGTCGAAATCATACGACGAAGTATTGGAACTGGCATTAAACAAAGAAAAAATGCTGGCTTCGTTACCGGCAATTATGCCCATTACCAATACCGATTTAAAACGTACTTCAAGTGGATGGGGCTACCGTGTTCATCCGATTTACAAAGTACGAAAAATGCACTGGGGACAAGACTTTACAGCTCCTGTTGGAACTCCGATCTACGCTACCGGCGACGGAAAAGTTACCGACGTATCCGGTTCAAAAAGAAGTAAAGTTGGATTGGGTTTGCACATCAAAATCGATCATGGATTTGGTTACGAAACTGTTTATGGTCACATGAACGAGTTTAATGTAAAACGCGGCCAGCAGGTAAAACGTGGCGAAATTATCGGTTATGTTGGAAATACCGGCGGATCAACGGCACCACACCTGCACTACGAAGTGCACAAAGACGGTAAAAAAGTGAACCCGGCTTATTACATGTTTAAAGATCTTACACCACAGGAATACGATAAGATGATTGCAATTTCGGCAAATATTGGCCAGTCGCTTGACTAA